Genomic segment of Apostichopus japonicus isolate 1M-3 chromosome 8, ASM3797524v1, whole genome shotgun sequence:
taaatcatttaacTTTCCAATTACAGAGATGCAGCTGAAACCTATTTATCTGTTTCGTACCACCAAAATGATCTTTCTAATCCCGATTTGGCTGTTTCCATTTCAATGTTGCCCTCAATTGTTTCTCCTCTACTCCCTAGTCTTTCCCtccttttatatttatatattttactgaATACGTAAGCCTTTCATAGCCCCTTATCCCACCCCCACGACCCCAGTAACTTTTGATTTCTcagtaattttcttttaaattctcTGTCAATGTTCACTTTTTCATGCGTGAGTCTACTGAGCATTAGTATACGTGGTTGACTTGTATTATGGTAGATCATAGCGTGGGTATAGGTTGTAGAAAGGTAGAGGGATTAGAAGGTAAAAAAACCTCTTAATTTATCACTAAAttcatgacatatatatattaaccaacAGGACTTGGCATTAGCTCGTGCATCACGTGAGCGTTATTCATGAAAGGGTCTTTTCTCTTTATATGACTTCTTCAATGTTTAAATTTTGGATAGAAAAATGATAGAAAATAGACTCCTGCAGCACCGCATATTATaatacaatttcttttcttttctttctctataGATTCACTCATATACATCAAATATGGCATTCACCGGCAATTGGAAAGTTTCTAACTTCGAGGAGGAGAAGTTGAACAAGGCACTTGATGCCTTCGGCATCCCAGCGTCTGAAAGAGACCGTAACATGGTCTTGAAGGCAGCTGTAGATATCAAGCAAGATGGCGACAGTTTCACCATGAACGCAACTGGGGGACTTGGCAAGCACGGAACCCACACTTTCAAAGTTGGTGACTCCATCGAAGGAGCATTATTCGGCAAGAAGTACCAGGGTACGACCTCCTGGAACGGTGACAAGGTGGTTTTCAAGGGCAAGTCTGGAATGGTTCTCACCCGTTCGATTGAGGGCAGCAACATGATTTACACCATCGAGTACGGCGGCAATGGTGGTAGAATCGTCTTCAGCAAGTAGACTATGTTATACAGATCACCGTGTACTGATGTTTAGTGATATCATATAGGATGTGACGTGAACTACTTGATCAAGTCGATTTTCATCACTACAGGTGTTAAATTACTATCTTTTCAGTTGTAAACGATGGGTATATAAAGAATGTTGTTTGGTAAAATCATAAAGATCTATATGTGTACCTGAATGGGTAGTTAATTGAAATAAACACTATTCAtcgtctgcaaaaaaaaaatattcagattTTGTTTGCGTTGGTGTCTATCTTAATGATGTATCCGTAGTATACAATAAACCAAAATTTAATGAGTTAATGGAACAAAACAAACCTAAGCATCATCTTTTTGCCGATTTGATTAGAGAGTTCTATGATAAACAGTTCCTACAAATATCGCAGGAAAAACTAAACAATTCAATCAAGGTGGCTAGATGACGTCATGTTTTTAGACTTGCTCAGAGTAGTCATTCCTGTGTGTGAAGGGACATTTCAAACAGCGATTTCTCCCAATATCGCAACAACAGTTTCCTTAAACTGTCGTGTTCACTACAAGTAACTCTATCACATAAACCAATAATGATGGTTAGGACTGCGTCTCATTTCATTTCGTATTACCGACCGCGATGGTCCACAGTTTTTCAACACGTCCGTACCCCGCCAGAGATCAAACGTTACATTCGGCAATTTGAGAGTCACTAGAAGACGATTCACAGCTTCTTCTCATGCGAGTTTTAGCCGATTTCCATACATACCTTCCTCAGATTGTGGGAAGTAGTAAATTATAAACCTTAAAGTGGTTAATTTCAAATAGTCTATGTTGATAGTTCGGCtactgaacaaaaaaaaaatcataaaagtgATGTGATCAGTGATAAAAACAGTCCTATAAGTATAATGCAACTAATTGAGAAAAAttagtaacaataataatcacaTATGGTCAACTGACGTTTACGCCTCTTGTTATCGTAAACTCAGAGCACTTTATTTCATGCACCAAGGAGTTATTGAAGCAGAAAGCA
This window contains:
- the LOC139971983 gene encoding gastrotropin-like — its product is MAFTGNWKVSNFEEEKLNKALDAFGIPASERDRNMVLKAAVDIKQDGDSFTMNATGGLGKHGTHTFKVGDSIEGALFGKKYQGTTSWNGDKVVFKGKSGMVLTRSIEGSNMIYTIEYGGNGGRIVFSK